A single window of Candidatus Hydrogenedentota bacterium DNA harbors:
- a CDS encoding CrcB family protein — protein MWRKLLLLALAGALGTLARYSVSGWVQRGTGAAFPWGTLAVNTAGCFLAGLAWTLAEHRIQVTGETRAIVLIGFMGAFTTFSAFMLETSELMRDAEWLRAAANVVVMNCAGLAALFAGLFAGRAW, from the coding sequence ATGTGGCGGAAATTGTTATTGCTCGCATTGGCGGGCGCGTTGGGCACGCTCGCGCGGTACTCCGTCTCGGGCTGGGTCCAGCGCGGGACCGGCGCGGCGTTTCCCTGGGGCACGCTGGCGGTGAATACGGCCGGCTGTTTTCTCGCGGGTCTGGCCTGGACGCTGGCCGAACATCGCATCCAGGTTACGGGCGAGACGCGCGCGATCGTGCTGATCGGGTTCATGGGCGCATTCACGACGTTTTCCGCGTTCATGCTCGAAACGAGCGAACTCATGCGCGACGCGGAATGGCTCCGCGCCGCCGCGAACGTGGTGGTCATGAACTGCGCCGGGCTGGCGGCCCTGTTCGCGGGCCTGTTCGCGGGCCGCGCATGGTGA
- a CDS encoding potassium/proton antiporter, translating into MISPSIILLTAGVLVLASVLASRISDRFGVPVLLLFLGIGMLAGSDGPGGIRFDNVWAANVVGTFALAFILFAGGLDTNWRIIRPVAARGAVLSTLGVTMTALLVGLFSWGVIGFNLSMGLLVGAIISSTDAAAVFAILRARGVGLRGNLKPLLELESGSNDPMAIFLTMGMTQVLTVPGFGWPQLLPAFLLNMSCGVVMGLASGKIAGALFNRIHLDNEGLYPILSMSLVVLTFGTTEFWGGNGFLAVYLCGILMNGSDFAHKRAVTRFHDGLAWLMQILLFLALGLLVSPSQLPAIALEALAIVAFLMLVARPAAVAIGLWGSAFSRREQALVAWTGLRGAVPIVLATVPLTAGYENSNTVFNVVFFTVLTSVLIQGTLLMPVARWLKVDEPMASRPRFSIAIERAGQAQGETREVEIQPNMAAVGRAISDLGIPPDVLILLIGRGDGSVVPRGNTRIEPYDTLLLLGSPAALRKAEAAVLSPPKRAREMEALDDPLATLPMSTEEKYLAKQVVVVGYGRVGRRVCDTLEARSVPFVVADQNREIVEQLRARNIPAVAGDASDPLVLTQAHIARAAILVIATPDTLKAGKMIEIA; encoded by the coding sequence TTGATCTCGCCCTCGATCATATTGCTCACCGCAGGTGTCTTGGTGCTCGCGAGCGTGCTCGCCAGCCGAATCTCGGACCGGTTTGGCGTTCCGGTGTTGCTCCTGTTTCTCGGGATCGGCATGTTGGCGGGCTCGGACGGCCCCGGCGGTATCCGGTTCGACAATGTCTGGGCCGCGAATGTGGTCGGCACCTTTGCCCTTGCCTTTATCCTTTTCGCCGGCGGCCTGGACACCAATTGGCGCATCATTCGCCCGGTCGCGGCCCGGGGCGCGGTACTGTCGACACTGGGCGTGACCATGACCGCCTTGCTGGTTGGTCTCTTTTCCTGGGGTGTGATTGGATTCAATCTCTCGATGGGTTTGCTTGTCGGGGCAATCATTTCCTCGACGGACGCCGCGGCGGTGTTCGCCATCCTGCGCGCGCGCGGCGTTGGGCTGCGGGGTAACCTGAAGCCGCTACTCGAACTCGAATCGGGCAGTAACGATCCGATGGCGATATTCTTGACCATGGGAATGACCCAGGTATTAACCGTTCCGGGTTTTGGCTGGCCGCAGTTGCTGCCCGCGTTCTTGTTGAACATGAGTTGCGGTGTGGTCATGGGCTTGGCGTCGGGAAAAATCGCCGGGGCGCTGTTTAATCGCATTCACCTCGATAACGAGGGCCTCTATCCCATTCTCAGTATGAGTCTCGTTGTGTTGACCTTCGGTACGACGGAATTCTGGGGAGGAAACGGCTTCCTTGCGGTCTATCTCTGCGGTATCCTCATGAACGGCTCGGATTTTGCCCACAAGCGCGCCGTGACGCGGTTTCACGACGGTCTGGCCTGGCTCATGCAGATTCTCTTGTTCCTGGCGCTTGGCCTGCTCGTGTCCCCCTCACAGCTTCCCGCCATCGCGCTCGAAGCGCTCGCTATCGTGGCCTTTTTGATGCTGGTTGCGCGGCCCGCGGCGGTTGCGATTGGGTTGTGGGGCAGCGCGTTCTCGCGGCGCGAGCAGGCGCTCGTCGCGTGGACGGGCCTGCGCGGCGCCGTGCCGATCGTGCTGGCCACAGTCCCATTGACCGCCGGCTATGAGAACTCGAATACGGTGTTTAACGTGGTGTTTTTCACCGTACTCACCTCCGTGTTGATACAAGGCACCCTGCTGATGCCCGTGGCGCGCTGGCTCAAGGTGGACGAACCGATGGCGTCGCGGCCCCGGTTCTCGATCGCGATCGAACGGGCCGGTCAAGCGCAGGGTGAGACACGCGAGGTCGAGATTCAGCCCAACATGGCGGCTGTTGGCCGCGCCATCTCCGACCTCGGCATTCCGCCCGACGTGCTCATCCTGCTGATCGGGCGCGGCGACGGTTCCGTCGTGCCGCGCGGCAATACCCGCATCGAACCATACGACACGCTGCTCCTGCTCGGCAGTCCGGCGGCCCTTCGAAAGGCCGAAGCGGCGGTATTGTCGCCGCCGAAGCGGGCACGCGAGATGGAAGCGCTCGACGACCCGCTCGCAACACTCCCCATGTCCACCGAAGAGAAGTACCTCGCCAAACAGGTGGTAGTTGTCGGCTATGGCCGCGTTGGACGGCGTGTTTGCGACACGCTGGAAGCACGCAGCGTCCCCTTTGTCGTGGCCGACCAGAACCGCGAGATAGTTGAGCAGTTGCGCGCCCGCAATATCCCCGCCGTCGCGGGAG